The Mycolicibacterium brumae DNA window GATCGGCAGCACGGCCTTGGCCAGCGAGGCGTAGGAGTACGCCGAGATGTGGATGCCCTTGGCGACGTCCTCGAAGGGGGCGTCCAGGAAGGGCTCCATACCCATACCGGTCTGCGGCATGAAGCCGATCGAGTGCACCACGCCGTCGAGCTTGTTGCCCTCGCCGATCACCTCGGCGATCCGGGCGGCCAGGGTGTCCAGGTGCTCGTCGTTCTGGACGTCGAGCTCCAGCAGCGGGGCCTTCTCCGGCAGCCGGTCGGCGATCCGCTGCACCAGCTTGAGCCGGTTGAACCCGGTCAGCACCAGCTCCGCGCCGGCCTCCTGCGCCACCTTCGCGATGTGGAACGCGATCGAGGAATCGGTGATGATCCCGGAAACCAGGATCTTCTTGCCTTCGAGCAAACCTGCCATGTCGTGCGAAACCTTTCTAGTGGCCCATGCCCATGGCGCCGTCGACGGGGATGACGGCGCCGGAAACGTAGCAGGCGTCCTCGGACGCCAGGAAACTGATCACACCGGCGACCTCGTCGGCGGTGCCGACCCGCTTGGCCGGGATGAACTCCAGCGCGCCGGCCTGCACGCGCTCGTCCAGCGCGCGGGTCATCTCGGTGTCGATGAAGCCCGGGGCGACGACGTTGGCGGTGACGTTGGCCTTCGACAGCTCGCGGGCGATGGAGCGGGACATGCCGATCAGGCCCGCCTTGGACGCGGCGTAGTTGGCCTGGTTGCCGATGCCCCAGGTGCCCGACACCGAGCCGACGAAGATCATCCGGCCGAACTTCTGCTTGATCATCGGCCGGGTCGCGCGCTGGGCCACCCGGAACGCCCCGGTCAGGTTGGCGTCGATGACCTGCTGGAACTTCTCCTCTGTCATCCGCATCATGAACGCGTCGGCGGTGATGCCGGCGTTGGACACCAGCACCTCGACCGGTCCCTGATGCGCCTCGATCTCGGTGAACGCGCGATCCACGGCGGCGGAGTCGGTGACGTCGCACTGCACGGCGAAGATGCCCTCGTCGGGGCTTCCCGAGCCCCGGTGGGTGATGGCGACCTTGTGGCCATCGCCCAGCAACCGGCGGGCGATCGCCAGGCCGATGCCCCGGTTGCCGCCGGTGACCAGAACAGAACGGGAGACGAACGGCGGCTTCGCGCCGTCGTAACAGGGTGCGTCGGACATGCGGGCAAACCTATCAGTCGGGCAGCCGGCGGTTGATCAACAGCGCCGCCAGCGCGGACAGCGCCAACACCAGGGTGCCGAGTCGCAGCCAGCCAGCGCTCGCGTCGCCGCGGATGATTTCGAAGCCGATCTGCTCCTGCAGCGTCGAGTAGACCTGCTTGAGCTCGGTCAGCGTCGCGGCGGTGAAGGCGTTCCCGCCGGACAGGTCGGCGATCTTGCGCAGCATGTCGTCGTCGACCGGCACCGGCTGGCGCTGGCCATTGATCTCGACGAAGCCGTATTTGGTGCCGAAGCTGATGGTGGAGATCGGCACGCCCTGCTCCTTGGCCATCCGCGCGGCGGTGTAGGCGCCCTTGGGATTGTCCGGGTTGCTCGGCACGGTCTCCTTGCCGTCGGACATCAGCACGATCCGGGCCGGCGGCGGCTCGTCCCCACCGCCGATGACCGCGCCGACGGTCGCGATGGCCTGCAGCGCGGTGAAGATCGACTCGCCGGTGGCGGTGCGGTCGGCCAGCTGCAGCTTGTCGATGGCGGCCTTGGTGGAGTCGCGGCTGGTGGTCGGCGACACCAGCACGGTCGCGGTGCCGGCGTAGGCGATCAGGCCGAGGTTGATGCCCGGGGTCAATTCGTCGGCGAACTGCTTGGCGGCCTCCTGGGCGGCGGCCAGCCGGGACGGTTCGACGTCGGTGGCCCGCATGGACTGCGAGACGTCGATCACCAGCATCACCACCGCGCGGTTGCGCGGAATCCGGACGTCGTTGCTCGGGGCGGCCATCGCGATGGTCAGCAGCGTCATCGACACGATCAGCAGGATCGCGGCCAGGTGCCGCCACCGGTTGGGCCGGTTGGGCGCGACGCGGTCCAGCAGTTCGGTGTTGGAGAACCGCAGGTAGCGCTTGGCGCGGGCCTGCTGGACGAAGATGTAGCCGATCGCCACGGCGGCGACCACCAGCAGGAACAGGAAGTACCAGGGGTGTTGGAACCCGGTCAGCGACATCGGGCCCAGCAGCGGAAGTGTCATTGGCTCATGCCTTCTCGGTGGATCGGGCGCTACTGCCGGCCGGCCAGCGCCCCGCGCCGACGGGACGAGGTGAATCGCACGATGTCGGCGATCCAGTCCCGGTCGGTGCGCAGGGTCAGCAGCGGCGCGTCGCAGCGGCGCAGGGTGCGGGCGACCTCCGCGCGGTGCGCGGCGGCGGCCTCGGCGAACTCGTCGCGCAGCGCGGCGTCGACGTGGTACTCGCGGGTCACGCCGGATTCGGTGTCCTGGAGCACCACGTCGCCGACGTCGGGCAGTTCGATGTCACGCGGGTCGAGGATCTCGATGCCCAGCACGTCGTGCCGGGCGGCGATGGCCCGCAGCGGGCGCATCCAGTTGATCGGCCCGAGGAAGTCGCTGATCACCACCGCCATGCCGCGACGGCGTTCCGGCCGGCGCAGCGCGTCGATGGCGGCGGCCAGGTCGCCGCGCACTCCCGGCGGGGCGCTGGGCATGGTGGCGATGGCGCGCAGCATGGACTGCTCGTGCTGGCGGCCGGAGCGGGCCGGCACCCGGACGGTCTGTGCGCCGTTGGTGATCAACGCACCCAGCCGGTTGCCGCCGCCGCTGTTGAGGTAGGTGATGGCGGCCGCCGCGGCCACCGCCAGATCTCGCTTCTCGCACACGGTGGTGCCGAAGTCCATGC harbors:
- the inhA gene encoding NADH-dependent enoyl-ACP reductase InhA produces the protein MAGLLEGKKILVSGIITDSSIAFHIAKVAQEAGAELVLTGFNRLKLVQRIADRLPEKAPLLELDVQNDEHLDTLAARIAEVIGEGNKLDGVVHSIGFMPQTGMGMEPFLDAPFEDVAKGIHISAYSYASLAKAVLPIMAPGGSIVGMDFDPTRAMPAYNWMTVAKSALESVNRFVAREAGKVGVRSNLVAAGPIRTLAMSAIVGGALGEETKGQMQMLEEGWDSRSPIGWDMKDPTPVAKTVCALLSDWLPATTGDIVYADGGAHTQLL
- the fabG gene encoding beta-ketoacyl-ACP reductase, with the protein product MSDAPCYDGAKPPFVSRSVLVTGGNRGIGLAIARRLLGDGHKVAITHRGSGSPDEGIFAVQCDVTDSAAVDRAFTEIEAHQGPVEVLVSNAGITADAFMMRMTEEKFQQVIDANLTGAFRVAQRATRPMIKQKFGRMIFVGSVSGTWGIGNQANYAASKAGLIGMSRSIARELSKANVTANVVAPGFIDTEMTRALDERVQAGALEFIPAKRVGTADEVAGVISFLASEDACYVSGAVIPVDGAMGMGH
- a CDS encoding VWA domain-containing protein; protein product: MTLPLLGPMSLTGFQHPWYFLFLLVVAAVAIGYIFVQQARAKRYLRFSNTELLDRVAPNRPNRWRHLAAILLIVSMTLLTIAMAAPSNDVRIPRNRAVVMLVIDVSQSMRATDVEPSRLAAAQEAAKQFADELTPGINLGLIAYAGTATVLVSPTTSRDSTKAAIDKLQLADRTATGESIFTALQAIATVGAVIGGGDEPPPARIVLMSDGKETVPSNPDNPKGAYTAARMAKEQGVPISTISFGTKYGFVEINGQRQPVPVDDDMLRKIADLSGGNAFTAATLTELKQVYSTLQEQIGFEIIRGDASAGWLRLGTLVLALSALAALLINRRLPD
- a CDS encoding DUF58 domain-containing protein — translated: MSASEPLHPPSFGRGEIGDAKLSAALRTLELTVKRKLDGVLHGNHLGLIPGPGSEPGESRMYQPGDDVRRMDWSVTARTTHPHVRQMIADRELETWLVVDMSASMDFGTTVCEKRDLAVAAAAAITYLNSGGGNRLGALITNGAQTVRVPARSGRQHEQSMLRAIATMPSAPPGVRGDLAAAIDALRRPERRRGMAVVISDFLGPINWMRPLRAIAARHDVLGIEILDPRDIELPDVGDVVLQDTESGVTREYHVDAALRDEFAEAAAAHRAEVARTLRRCDAPLLTLRTDRDWIADIVRFTSSRRRGALAGRQ